The window AGACGATGTCGGGTTTGAGCACGCCGCCGCAGCCCTCGCAGTCGGCCACGCGGAACCCCTCGGTGGAGGCCAGGACCGCGTCGGCGTCGGGGGCGATCTCCACGTCGGGGACCCCGTCGGCGAAGTCGGGGTTGAGCGCGCTCAGGCGCGCGGCCAGGCTCTCGCGGGAGGTCACGGACGAGCAGGCCAGGCAGACGACGCGGTCGTAGCGGCCGTGCAGGTCGATCACCCGCCTGCTGCCCGCCGCCCCGTGCAGGGTGTCCACGTTCTGGGTGATGACGCCCGCCAGGGCGCCGCCCGCCTCCAGCGCGGCCAGCGCGCGGTGGCCGTCGTTGGGGCGGGTCCGGTGCACGTGGCGCCAGCCCACGTGGTTGCGGGCCCAGTAGTGGCGTCGGAAGGCGGCGTCGCCGACGAACTGCTGGTAGGTCATGGGCTTGCGCGGGGGTGAGTCAGGGCCGCGGTAGTCGGGGATGCCCGAGTCCGTGGACAGGCCCGCGCCGGTCAGCGCTACCACCGGGCCCGAGCCGAGGACCTCGCGCATCCGGGCCGCCAGGGCCGCCGGGTCGTCGAGCGTGTTCCTCACGCCTTCGAGGGTACGCGGCGCCCCGGTGTGGGCACCGTCACCTTCGCCGGGCCCGGTCGCCGTCCCGCCGGTCACCCCCCCCCGGCGCGGCTCCGGCCCCGCCGTGTCAGGCGGCGCGCTCCAGCTTCTCCACGGCGCGGGACAGGATCTCCTCGAACTCCTCCTCCATCAGGGCGTCCCTCTCCCTGTCCACCTGAGCCCGGTGGGCGTCCCGGCACTCCTCACTGAAGTCGTCTTCCCGGCACGCCTCCATGAGCTCCGTGGACGACACGTCCGAGTAGCCGCTCGTGCGCATCCCCACAAGGACGAAGTACACCTCCCCGACCTGGCCCCACGCGGTCCTCGCCGCCATGTGCGAGCGCTCGCCGTACAGGGTCACGGAGAACATGCCCCCGCCCTCGGGAAGGGCGGGCGAGTCCCTGGAGACGAGCGCGCCCTCGACTCCGCCGTTCGCGGACACGCTCATCCTGGAGCAGGTGTCCAACAGGTGCCCGAACCCGGTGCCCTCGACCGGGGCGTCGCCGAAGTCCCCCGAGACCAGGACGTAGCCGTAGACGGCCGAGCCCTCCGCGGAGCCGGGCGGGGTCGCGATCTGCGCCGCCCCCTCGACGGCACCCGCGGGCAGCCGCCCGGTGCCACCGTTGAGGACGGCGGCGCACTCGGCCGGTTCCACGTCACCGAAGTCGTCGGCGCCCGCCTCGCCGCTGAAATCCACCCCCTGGATCTCGTCGACGTCCAGATCGTCCACGTCGAACCCGTCGGGGTAGGCGTTCGGGGAGGGCAGCAGGGCCTCCAGGCGCGGGCTGTCCCGGAGGTCGAGCTGGGGGCCGCAGCCGGTGGTCAGGACCAGGGCGGCGAGGAGGGGCAGGGCGCCGTGGCGGTACAGGGGAGCCAAAGGGGGAGCCTTCGTTTTCGTGTCGGCGGTTTACCGACACGTTCCGACGCCGCCGGGCCACGCGCGGTTCCGCCCTCCCGTGGCCGGATCCGGCCCGGTCCTCGCCCGGTGCGGAGGAACCCCCGCCCGAGCCCCCGGACGGACCCCGCCGGAGCCGCCCGGCCGGGCTCCGGCCGGAGCCGTCCTCTCCCGGCCGGGACCCCGGCCGGGAAAAGGGCCCGGCGGGCACCCGTAGGCGCCCGCCGGGCCCGAACGGACCGGACGTCCGGCTCAGCC is drawn from Nocardiopsis dassonvillei subsp. dassonvillei DSM 43111 and contains these coding sequences:
- a CDS encoding NAD-dependent protein deacetylase yields the protein MRNTLDDPAALAARMREVLGSGPVVALTGAGLSTDSGIPDYRGPDSPPRKPMTYQQFVGDAAFRRHYWARNHVGWRHVHRTRPNDGHRALAALEAGGALAGVITQNVDTLHGAAGSRRVIDLHGRYDRVVCLACSSVTSRESLAARLSALNPDFADGVPDVEIAPDADAVLASTEGFRVADCEGCGGVLKPDIVYFGENVPKARVLAGYAMVDGARALLVAGSSLTVFSGRRYVKRAVEQGKPVVILNRGATRADDVAALTVDAGCSEVLTALVRAYEAEGAASV